The Vicia villosa cultivar HV-30 ecotype Madison, WI unplaced genomic scaffold, Vvil1.0 ctg.000659F_1_1, whole genome shotgun sequence genome has a window encoding:
- the LOC131630227 gene encoding uncharacterized protein LOC131630227 gives MYKLDSTNYINKVINLALGRSSVILAEFWGVYEGLTLTLALGIRKVEVNIDLKEVVLALEEGRTIILECVAILRRIKNLMDLHEIVVISHAYRSTNMCADVLAKRSYIDKTFTVNKEPPEFLWPLMAADSLGISSLFLDSV, from the coding sequence ATGTATAAATTGGACTCAACAAACTACATAAATAAAGTCATTAATCTAGCCTTGGGGAGAAGTAGTGTTATTCTTGCAGAATTTTGGGGAGTTTATGAAGGGTTAACTCTTACTCTAGCCTTGGGTATTAGGAAGGTAGAGGTAAATATTGACTTGAAGGAGGTGGTTCTTGCTCTTGAAGAAGGGAGGACAATCATTTTAGAGTGTGTGGCTATCCTCCGTAGGATTAAGAATCTCATGGATCTTCACGAGATTGTTGTTATCTCTCATGCCTATAGATCTACCAACATGTGTGCGGATGTGCTTGCAAAACGAAGTTATATTGACAAGACCTTCACCGTTAACAAGGAGCCACCAGAATTCTTATGGCCTCTTATGGCGGCAGATTCTTTAGGGATTAGTAGTCTATTTTTAGATTCGGTGTAG
- the LOC131630207 gene encoding pentatricopeptide repeat-containing protein At5g48730, chloroplastic-like produces the protein MTSLSSTTALAPPLPSPTISRRRTTSIRAQSISLPDPHPNPNSPPPSSITGVDKLRHTIMAVPDERTKRIAKEVEKMKSKEAKERKEMTNRKVASQKAVSVILRREATKALIDKRRKKGPVNSKKLLPRTVLEALNERIAALRWESALKVFELLREQLWYRPFEGVYIKLIVMLGKCKQPDKAFELFQAMVDEGCVLDCESYTALLAAYGRSGLLDKAFSLLEEMKSTPGCKPDVQTYSILIKSCLQISAFDKVQSLLSDMATLGIKPNTVTYNTLIDAYGKAKRFSEMESTILEMLAEQDCQPDVWTMNSTIRAFGNLGQIETMEKCYEKFQASGIQPNVQTFNIFLDSYGKARDFTKMSAVMEYMQKYHYSWTIVTYNIVIDAFGKAGDLKQMEYLFRLMRSERIKPSCVTLCSLVRAYAHAGKPEKVGGVLRFVDNSDVTLDTVFFNCLVDAYMRLDCLDEMKGVLEIMELKGCKPDFLTYRTMIKAYSSKGMHSHVKELKELLATVKKPPLERNKPDF, from the exons ATGACTTCACTCTCCAGCACCACCGCTCTCGCCCCTCCTCTTCCATCACCCACAATCTCCCGTCGCAGAACCACTTCAATTCGCGCACAATCCATCTCCCTACCCGACCCCCACCCAAACCCCAATTCTCCCCCACCTTCCTCCATCACCGGAGTAGACAAACTCCGCCACACAATAATGGCAGTACCGGACGAAAGAACAAAGAGAATAGCGAAGGAAGTGGAGAAGATGAAATCAAAGGAAGCGAAGGAGAGAAAGGAGATGACAAATAGGAAGGTAGCGTCGCAGAAAGCTGTGTCTGTTATACTTCGTAGAGAGGCCACGAAGGCGCTTATTGATAAGAGAAGGAAGAAAGGTCCGGTTAATTCTAAGAAGCTTTTGCCTAGAACTGTCCTTGAAGCGTTGAATGAAAGGATTGCGGCTTTGCGATGGGAGTCTGCTCTCAAG GTTTTTGAATTACTGCGCGAACAGCTTTGGTACAGACCTTTCGAAGGTGTATACATCAAGTTAATAGTCATGCTTGGAAAATGTAAGCAACCTGATAAAGCTTTTGAACTCTTTCAAGCTATGGTTGATGAAGGTTGTGTTTTGGACTGTGAATCATACACTGCATTGTTAGCTGCCTACGGTAGGAGTGGTCTCTTGGATAAAGCTTTTTCTCTTCTTGAGGAAATGAAGAGTACACCTGGTTGTAAGCCTGATGTCCAGACTTATTCAATCCTCATAAAATCGTGCTTGCAGATTTCTGCCTTTGACAAAGTTCAGAGTCTTTTATCTGATATGGCCACTCTTGGTATCAAGCCAAACACAGTCACCTACAATACCCTTATTGATGCTTATGGGAAGGCAAAAAG GTTTTCAGAAATGGAATCTACAATTTTGGAAATGCTTGCTGAACAAGATTGTCAACCTGATGTATGGACCATGAATTCAACAATCAGGGCCTTTGGCAACCTAGGGCAGATAGAAACAATGGAGAAGTGTTATGAAAAGTTTCAAGCATCTGGAATCCAACCAAATGTTCAAACCTTCAACATTTTCTTGGATTCCTACGGCAAAGCCCGTGATTTCACAAAAATGAGTGCTGTAATGGAATATATGCAGAAATATCATTATTCTTGGACAATTGTGACCTACAATATTGTAATTGATGCTTTTGGAAAGGCCGGGGATCTCAAACAGATGGAGTATTTGTTTAGACTAATGCGGTCAGAGAGAATAAAACCTAGTTGTGTCACACTGTGTTCCCTTGTGAGGGCTTATGCACATGCAGGTAAGCCTGAAAAAGTTGGCGGTGTCCTGCGTTTTGTTGATAATTCAGATGTAACACTGGACACTGTATTCTTCAATTGCTTGGTGGATGCTTATATGAGATTAGATTGTTTGGATGAGATGAAGGGAGTGCTTGAGATCATGGAACTTAAAGGTTGTAAGCCCGATTTCTTAACTTATAGAACAATGATTAAAGCGTATTCATCTAAAGGTATGCATAGTCATGTAAAGGAGCTTAAAGAGCTCCTTGCAACAGTGAAGAAACCTCCTTTAGAAAGAAATAAACCTGACTTTTGA